The following are encoded in a window of Pedobacter cryoconitis genomic DNA:
- a CDS encoding MutS-related protein, translated as MVKSKDSILKDYQNNVATQEEQITQINKALNNISLSRLGLFIIEILLVSITIYFGYHWLIGILMCIPVLCFMVIVKRQAAKEQELNYAEKMLFVFQNEVNLILTGKNKYKEGKHFEDEYHPYASDLDIYGHSSLYAFINRSNTVNGMKLLADSLNKPATPAIIMDRQEAIIELTRHIDQTFHFRAGLQNHKPEQLEIISHKLEHQMPDQLKFTHSPLLRLYTMIVPFISAGLIILGSLYGGFYWEGLGLYAFVNVVLCFYFSKKINLVHSGFSGSASLLNAISGTVKWTEELKWESKYIKGFFTELTVTVPLSVQIKKLSGIINSFDVRLNMVVGTIFNVFLLWDFRCAIQLDKWFVNSSDQLIKGLYTISQFEELISFATFNYNEPELTFPVISDTFHFEAKDLGHPLIAESKRIVNTYNFDSKPTVDIVTGSNMAGKSTFLRTAGINMVLAFSGAPVCAKYMKVSIFEILTYMRIKDSLNDQTSTFKAELNRLKMILEGVSTLAHPLVLIDEMLRGTNSKDKYLGSKVFIQQMILRKTPTLFATHDLQLSEMIEKYSGLVRNYHFDIQLAEGEMNFDYKLKEGACKTFNAALLLKEIGLSFNPEEAEA; from the coding sequence ATGGTAAAATCTAAAGATAGTATTTTAAAGGACTATCAAAATAACGTTGCAACTCAGGAAGAACAGATTACTCAAATTAATAAAGCACTCAATAACATCTCGTTATCCAGGTTAGGTCTGTTTATCATCGAAATTCTTTTAGTGAGTATAACAATCTATTTTGGCTATCACTGGCTGATTGGTATCCTGATGTGTATTCCTGTGTTGTGTTTTATGGTTATTGTAAAGCGTCAGGCTGCTAAAGAACAGGAGCTGAATTACGCAGAGAAAATGCTTTTCGTATTTCAGAATGAAGTTAATCTCATCCTGACAGGTAAAAATAAATATAAAGAAGGCAAGCATTTTGAAGATGAATATCACCCTTATGCTTCGGATCTTGACATTTACGGACATTCTTCTTTATATGCATTTATTAACCGTTCAAACACGGTAAATGGGATGAAATTGCTGGCAGATAGTTTGAACAAACCTGCCACGCCAGCAATTATTATGGATCGCCAGGAAGCAATCATTGAATTAACCAGGCATATTGACCAGACTTTCCATTTCAGGGCAGGGCTTCAGAATCATAAACCGGAACAGCTGGAAATTATCAGTCATAAACTGGAGCACCAGATGCCGGATCAATTGAAATTTACACATAGTCCTTTATTGAGGCTATATACAATGATAGTACCTTTTATCTCTGCCGGATTAATCATTCTCGGTTCTTTATATGGTGGCTTCTACTGGGAAGGATTAGGACTTTATGCCTTTGTTAACGTTGTTTTATGTTTTTACTTTAGTAAAAAGATTAACCTTGTTCATTCCGGATTCAGCGGGAGCGCAAGTTTGCTCAATGCGATCTCAGGAACTGTAAAATGGACGGAAGAACTCAAATGGGAAAGTAAATACATTAAAGGTTTTTTTACGGAGCTTACCGTAACCGTACCTTTGAGTGTACAGATCAAAAAACTATCAGGCATTATCAATTCATTTGATGTCCGGTTAAATATGGTTGTCGGGACTATCTTTAATGTATTCCTTTTATGGGATTTCAGATGTGCGATCCAGCTGGACAAATGGTTTGTGAACTCTTCAGATCAATTGATCAAAGGATTGTATACCATCAGCCAGTTTGAAGAATTGATTTCCTTCGCTACCTTCAACTATAACGAACCAGAGCTTACTTTCCCGGTTATCTCAGACACTTTTCATTTCGAAGCCAAAGATCTGGGCCATCCGCTGATTGCAGAAAGCAAACGGATAGTGAATACCTATAATTTTGATAGTAAGCCAACCGTTGATATCGTGACCGGGTCAAATATGGCAGGTAAGAGCACGTTTCTGCGGACAGCCGGTATCAATATGGTATTAGCCTTTTCCGGTGCCCCTGTGTGCGCTAAATACATGAAGGTATCCATTTTTGAAATCTTAACCTATATGCGGATTAAGGATTCACTGAATGACCAGACTTCAACCTTTAAAGCCGAACTGAACAGGTTGAAAATGATTCTGGAAGGAGTAAGCACCTTAGCACATCCATTAGTACTGATCGACGAGATGCTGAGGGGAACAAACAGCAAGGATAAATACCTGGGGTCGAAAGTTTTTATTCAGCAGATGATCCTTAGAAAAACACCAACACTATTTGCTACACATGATCTTCAATTATCAGAAATGATTGAAAAGTATTCAGGACTGGTAAGAAACTATCATTTTGATATCCAGCTGGCAGAAGGAGAAATGAATTTTGATTATAAATTAAAAGAAGGCGCTTGTAAAACATTTAATGCGGCATTACTTCTGAAGGAAATAGGATTGAGCTTCAATCCTGAGGAAGCAGAGGCTTAA
- the rlmH gene encoding 23S rRNA (pseudouridine(1915)-N(3))-methyltransferase RlmH: protein MKITLLVVGKTEDKYLIEGIEKYLNRLKHYIGFSLVVIPDVKNTKNLTEAQQKTKEAELILKQISNLDTVILMDEKGKKYTSVQFSNYLNKQMIGSVQHMIFVIGGPYGFDESVYKRANGSISLSDMTFSHQMVRLFFVEQLYRAFSILKGEPYHHE, encoded by the coding sequence ATGAAAATAACTTTACTCGTTGTCGGAAAAACAGAGGATAAATATCTGATCGAGGGTATTGAAAAATACCTTAACCGGTTAAAGCATTATATTGGTTTCAGCCTGGTCGTGATTCCTGATGTGAAGAATACCAAGAATTTAACAGAAGCACAACAAAAGACAAAAGAGGCCGAACTGATCCTGAAACAAATCAGCAACCTGGACACTGTTATCCTGATGGATGAGAAAGGGAAGAAATACACTTCTGTTCAGTTCTCAAATTATTTAAACAAACAAATGATCGGAAGTGTTCAGCATATGATATTTGTGATTGGCGGCCCTTATGGTTTTGACGAAAGTGTATATAAGAGAGCAAATGGAAGTATCTCTTTGTCAGATATGACGTTTTCACACCAAATGGTCCGCTTATTTTTTGTGGAGCAGCTGTACAGAGCATTTAGTATCTTAAAGGGCGAACCTTACCATCATGAATAG
- a CDS encoding DUF5606 domain-containing protein — protein MNLRGIVAVSGRPGLFKLVGQNKAGYVLEGLDAQKVKIVTSISSTKLASLEDITIYGEDEDLKLVDVLANIAALKGEVADAKADAAVLRALFVEVAPTHDQEKVYTSDMKKIVTWYHLLKDLPLFTEAAPGAVEGAEAVKAADDKKVKATPKPSNAKAPVKTSQPAKKASMTSKKGV, from the coding sequence ATGAATTTAAGAGGAATTGTAGCCGTATCCGGCAGACCAGGTTTATTTAAACTTGTTGGACAAAATAAAGCAGGTTATGTACTGGAAGGCTTAGATGCTCAGAAAGTTAAAATTGTAACTAGTATCTCTTCTACTAAACTGGCTTCATTAGAAGATATCACTATCTATGGTGAAGATGAAGATTTGAAGTTAGTTGATGTTTTAGCAAATATTGCTGCATTAAAAGGTGAAGTTGCTGACGCTAAAGCTGATGCTGCTGTTTTAAGAGCATTATTCGTTGAGGTTGCACCTACACACGATCAGGAAAAAGTTTATACTTCAGATATGAAGAAAATCGTTACCTGGTACCACTTATTAAAGGATCTTCCTTTATTCACAGAAGCGGCTCCCGGAGCTGTTGAAGGTGCTGAAGCGGTTAAAGCAGCAGATGACAAGAAAGTTAAGGCTACGCCTAAACCTTCGAATGCTAAAGCTCCCGTTAAAACATCTCAGCCAGCTAAAAAAGCTAGCATGACAAGCAAAAAAGGAGTTTAA
- a CDS encoding peptidylprolyl isomerase: MSKAIIKTEKGDMTVEFYDTDAPNTVANFKKLANEGFYDGITFHRVIPDFVVQAGCPNSKDAATAHLAGTGGPGYKIDCELDGGNQHHERGVLSMAHAGRNTGGSQFFICHSRSNTAHLDRNHTCFGKVVENVDIVDDIKQGDKILGIEVIED, from the coding sequence ATGAGCAAAGCAATAATAAAAACAGAAAAAGGCGACATGACTGTCGAGTTTTATGACACAGATGCCCCTAACACAGTTGCGAACTTTAAAAAACTAGCAAATGAAGGGTTTTATGATGGAATCACTTTTCACCGTGTAATTCCTGATTTCGTAGTACAGGCAGGATGTCCGAATTCCAAAGATGCAGCTACAGCTCATTTAGCTGGAACTGGTGGCCCTGGTTACAAAATTGACTGTGAACTTGATGGTGGAAATCAACATCACGAGCGCGGTGTATTATCTATGGCACATGCTGGCAGAAACACTGGTGGTTCACAATTCTTCATTTGTCACAGCAGATCAAACACTGCACATTTAGATAGAAACCATACTTGCTTTGGTAAAGTGGTTGAAAATGTAGACATTGTTGATGATATCAAACAAGGAGATAAGATTTTAGGTATAGAAGTGATAGAAGATTAA
- a CDS encoding asparagine synthetase B, translating into MKASSILINMDEDQKNHLKAYGIAYWSIKQQADVSWLLNYRGGSFLIKYSKLIEDECKTRGVSYQVIADGKVTAILNEISDPAVNMEMVKLEKAPKIAVYSPKSKLPWDDAVTMVLTYAEIPYDIVYDDEVLKDKLTGYDWLHLHHEDFTGQYGRFWSAFQNAAWYKEDVRTQEATAKRNGFSKVSLMKLAVAKKMTEFCAGGGFLFAMCSATDSFDIALSAEGVDICASMFDGDAEDPNAQSKLDYNKTLAFKDFRLDPNPANYEFSDIDVTQTRSLNQQNDYFTLFEFSAKSDLVPTMLTQDHDRVIKGFMGQTTAFRKSLIKPNITVLGENKGAAEVRYLHGDIGKGQFTFYGGHDPEDYQHAVGDPPTDLNLHPNSPGYRLILNNVLFPAAKKKHQKT; encoded by the coding sequence ATGAAAGCTTCATCAATTCTGATTAACATGGACGAAGATCAGAAAAATCATCTCAAAGCTTATGGTATTGCCTACTGGAGTATTAAGCAGCAGGCAGATGTAAGCTGGTTATTGAATTACAGGGGCGGCAGTTTTCTGATTAAATATAGCAAGCTGATAGAGGACGAATGTAAAACCAGGGGAGTTTCTTACCAGGTCATCGCCGATGGCAAAGTAACTGCCATACTCAACGAAATCAGCGATCCTGCTGTAAATATGGAAATGGTTAAGCTGGAAAAAGCGCCAAAAATTGCTGTCTACTCTCCCAAAAGCAAGTTGCCATGGGATGATGCTGTAACCATGGTGCTCACTTATGCAGAGATCCCATATGATATTGTATATGATGACGAAGTATTAAAAGATAAGTTAACAGGTTACGACTGGCTGCACCTGCACCATGAAGATTTTACCGGGCAGTACGGCCGTTTTTGGAGTGCCTTCCAGAACGCAGCCTGGTACAAAGAAGATGTCAGAACTCAGGAAGCAACAGCCAAAAGAAACGGGTTCAGCAAAGTATCGCTGATGAAACTGGCAGTAGCAAAAAAGATGACTGAATTTTGTGCGGGCGGAGGTTTTCTTTTTGCCATGTGCTCGGCTACGGATAGTTTTGATATCGCCCTGTCGGCAGAAGGGGTAGATATTTGTGCCAGCATGTTTGATGGGGATGCAGAAGACCCGAATGCACAGTCTAAACTGGATTACAATAAGACATTGGCTTTTAAAGATTTCAGGTTGGACCCAAATCCTGCAAATTATGAGTTTTCTGATATTGATGTCACACAAACCAGAAGCCTGAATCAGCAAAATGATTATTTCACCTTATTTGAATTTTCAGCGAAGTCAGACCTGGTACCAACCATGCTGACCCAGGATCATGACCGCGTAATTAAAGGCTTCATGGGTCAGACCACAGCTTTCAGAAAGAGCCTGATCAAACCAAACATTACTGTTCTGGGAGAAAATAAGGGGGCAGCAGAAGTCCGTTACCTGCATGGTGATATTGGAAAGGGACAGTTTACTTTTTATGGAGGACATGATCCTGAAGACTATCAGCATGCTGTGGGTGATCCACCCACAGACTTAAACCTGCATCCCAATTCACCGGGATATCGTTTGATTTTAAATAATGTCCTGTTTCCTGCGGCAAAGAAAAAGCATCAGAAAACCTGA
- a CDS encoding putative porin, protein MYKTIVLFLLSCVLFGAKQSFAQDLKTSVNQNKELDSLRSKLENSKDSVIFTSRFIRYTTLKLTKDSIQTLALDTSLRGMQNFSPIAQPRRPTINTGNIGLAAKDLLFEPIKTIGFNPGFHSLDWYALGNDDIRYYQARTPFSNIYFAGQYSGEAEQLFRVMHSQNIKKNFNVGASYNRIGANGLYQRQRGDVLNGTFFSWYTSPNKRYALYANAIFNTLKAYENGSIINDNIFGSNNLSIDRMSQSVRLNSARQIYRKNTFFLRQTYFVGRIDSLDQEISKKVLPTNKITYTIKYDKDSYAFQKNEADDHTVLPSGMRDLSYTNDSTTVKHIQNEFIYSFFLRGKSSSVIKNELKLDAGIRHDFYNYSQIVGVLPQTNTYNYTNAAGVVTSETITVNNKYFSNYAKTFQNVTLLGAAGYRFSNRIDLNFDVQQIFQGRQAGDFMYEAKSNLLVSNNLGRIVLGGYIQNKSPEEIYDTHYGNHFGWTNATVDPKLAELKAANPLVSPNIVMLASPFNRTKTVNLSFKYINDKLGLDAGAEYYMINNYLYFVQKNTTVDSLTILPAQESGSISVLKVTVGKKFKFGRFNLDSYIVYQKTSKPDIMPTPEFYTYNSLYMKAKVFKVLNTEFGVDVKYNTKYVNYSYSPSVSQFYIRQSAPDAAIPYKPVKFDSYPIVDVWVRASLRKANIFVKYAYLNQGIQSKGYYTVNRYPMQDRALQVGLSWNFYD, encoded by the coding sequence ATGTATAAAACCATTGTTTTATTTCTTTTAAGCTGTGTCTTGTTTGGGGCAAAGCAATCTTTTGCTCAGGACCTTAAGACTTCAGTGAATCAAAATAAAGAATTAGATTCCTTAAGAAGTAAGCTGGAAAATAGTAAAGACTCTGTTATTTTTACCTCGAGGTTTATCCGTTATACTACGCTTAAGCTAACTAAAGATAGTATTCAAACGCTTGCGCTGGATACAAGTTTAAGAGGGATGCAGAATTTCAGCCCGATTGCTCAGCCCAGAAGGCCGACAATCAATACTGGAAATATTGGTCTTGCCGCTAAAGATCTTTTATTTGAGCCGATCAAAACGATTGGCTTTAATCCGGGATTCCATTCACTCGATTGGTATGCGCTGGGGAACGATGATATTAGATATTATCAGGCACGTACCCCTTTTAGTAATATTTATTTTGCCGGACAATATAGTGGGGAGGCAGAGCAGCTTTTTAGGGTGATGCACTCTCAGAACATTAAAAAGAATTTTAACGTTGGGGCGAGTTATAACAGGATAGGTGCTAATGGTTTATATCAAAGGCAAAGAGGGGATGTACTGAATGGTACATTTTTTAGCTGGTATACTTCGCCAAACAAAAGATACGCACTGTATGCAAATGCTATCTTTAATACGCTGAAGGCTTATGAAAACGGATCGATTATCAATGATAATATTTTTGGAAGTAATAACCTTTCCATAGACCGGATGTCTCAGTCGGTGCGGCTGAATTCTGCCAGGCAAATTTACAGGAAGAACACTTTCTTTCTGAGACAAACCTATTTTGTTGGCCGTATTGATAGTCTGGATCAGGAAATCTCTAAAAAAGTACTCCCTACCAATAAGATTACTTATACGATCAAATATGATAAGGATTCTTATGCTTTTCAGAAGAATGAGGCTGATGACCATACTGTTTTACCTTCAGGTATGCGCGATCTTTCCTATACCAATGATAGTACTACTGTAAAACATATACAAAATGAGTTTATATACAGTTTCTTTCTGCGTGGAAAATCCAGTTCTGTCATCAAGAATGAATTGAAACTGGATGCCGGTATCCGTCATGATTTTTATAACTACTCTCAAATAGTGGGTGTGCTCCCGCAGACGAATACTTATAATTATACAAATGCTGCCGGGGTAGTTACTTCAGAGACAATTACGGTTAACAATAAGTATTTTTCTAATTACGCGAAGACATTCCAGAATGTAACGCTTTTGGGGGCTGCGGGCTATAGGTTCAGTAACCGGATAGATCTGAACTTTGACGTACAGCAAATCTTCCAGGGCAGACAAGCCGGAGACTTTATGTATGAAGCTAAAAGTAATTTGCTGGTTAGCAATAACCTGGGCAGGATAGTTTTGGGAGGTTATATTCAGAATAAATCACCAGAAGAAATTTACGATACCCATTATGGAAACCACTTTGGCTGGACCAATGCAACTGTGGACCCAAAACTCGCTGAACTTAAGGCCGCCAATCCTTTAGTATCACCTAATATTGTGATGCTGGCCAGTCCATTTAACAGAACGAAAACAGTGAACCTGTCTTTTAAATATATCAATGATAAGCTGGGGCTGGATGCCGGTGCAGAATATTATATGATTAATAACTATCTGTATTTTGTACAGAAAAATACTACTGTTGACTCACTGACTATTCTGCCAGCACAAGAATCAGGGAGCATTAGCGTATTAAAAGTAACGGTCGGAAAGAAATTCAAGTTCGGCAGGTTCAACCTGGATAGTTACATTGTTTATCAGAAAACAAGTAAACCTGATATTATGCCAACACCTGAATTTTATACTTATAATAGTTTGTATATGAAGGCGAAGGTATTCAAAGTTTTAAATACAGAGTTTGGAGTGGACGTAAAGTACAATACAAAATATGTGAATTATTCTTATTCCCCATCCGTGAGCCAGTTTTATATTCGTCAATCTGCTCCCGATGCTGCTATTCCCTACAAACCAGTCAAATTTGATAGTTATCCGATTGTTGATGTTTGGGTAAGGGCAAGTTTAAGAAAAGCTAATATCTTTGTTAAATACGCCTATCTTAACCAGGGAATCCAGTCTAAAGGATATTATACGGTGAACAGATACCCGATGCAAGACCGGGCACTTCAGGTAGGTCTGAGCTGGAACTTCTACGATTAA
- a CDS encoding purine-nucleoside phosphorylase: MFQTLHETVEYIKLKCNNFQPEIGIILGTGLGGLVNEIDVEFSLMYSNIPNFPISTLEFHSGKLIFGKLNGKKVVAMQGRLHYYEGYSMQQITFPIRVMKALGIQHLFISNAAGSLNADFKKGDLMIINDHINLQPESPLRGRNDNDMGPRFPDMSQPYQKDFIKRAMDIAAAEKITCHQGVYVSVTGPNLETKAEYKYLRIIGGDAVGMSTVPEVIVANHMSIPVFAISVLTDEGFGDVLVPVSLEEILETARAAEPKMTKILSQLILSL, encoded by the coding sequence ATGTTTCAGACACTACACGAAACCGTTGAGTACATTAAACTAAAATGCAATAATTTCCAGCCGGAAATAGGAATAATACTAGGTACCGGATTAGGTGGCCTGGTGAATGAGATCGATGTAGAATTCAGTCTGATGTATTCCAATATTCCTAATTTTCCGATTTCTACTTTAGAATTCCATTCTGGAAAACTGATTTTTGGAAAACTGAACGGTAAAAAGGTAGTTGCTATGCAAGGCAGATTACACTATTACGAAGGATATTCCATGCAGCAGATTACTTTTCCGATCAGAGTCATGAAAGCCCTTGGTATTCAGCACCTGTTTATCTCTAATGCTGCTGGTTCGCTGAACGCTGACTTTAAGAAAGGTGATTTGATGATTATCAATGATCATATCAATTTGCAACCTGAAAGCCCGTTACGTGGAAGAAATGATAATGATATGGGACCAAGGTTTCCTGACATGAGCCAGCCTTATCAAAAAGACTTTATCAAGCGCGCGATGGACATTGCAGCAGCAGAAAAAATCACTTGTCACCAGGGTGTTTATGTCTCTGTAACAGGGCCAAACCTGGAAACAAAAGCAGAATATAAGTATTTACGTATTATAGGTGGTGATGCAGTAGGGATGAGCACAGTTCCTGAAGTTATTGTTGCCAATCATATGAGCATTCCTGTTTTTGCAATTTCGGTATTGACAGATGAAGGTTTTGGTGATGTTTTAGTTCCGGTAAGTTTGGAAGAAATACTGGAAACAGCACGCGCAGCTGAACCTAAAATGACGAAAATATTAAGCCAGCTAATTCTTTCTTTATAA
- the lpxK gene encoding tetraacyldisaccharide 4'-kinase, with amino-acid sequence MIKYIRLLLLPFSVLYGIVVIFRNKLYDWGLFKSTRFDIPVICVGNLVVGGSGKSPVTEYLVHLMAGYKIAILSRGYGRETKGFIYADQTATAKSIGDEPLQFYHKFPQVTVAVCEDRVKGITQLKDAHDVIILDDAFQHRRLNPGFSILLFEFQKLLTTQFLLPAGNMREPFWGYKRADILLVTKSPLDITVQQKKQCAAHFDKTSAAQLFFSAINYKSLTGLFTGTLLNVESLKDKKIFLLTGIANPKPLFDYLSGFSAVIEHHDYPDHHAFSLGNLRKLAEAFHQDSAKEKIIITTEKDAQRLFDVTIKELLLNLPVFYLPIHIDIEAACKKTFDQKILKYVSDTTRNR; translated from the coding sequence ATGATAAAATACATCCGGTTATTATTACTTCCCTTTTCTGTTTTATACGGTATCGTGGTTATTTTTAGAAACAAGCTCTATGATTGGGGGCTGTTCAAATCTACCCGGTTCGATATTCCTGTGATTTGTGTAGGCAACTTGGTTGTGGGTGGCTCAGGAAAAAGTCCGGTAACCGAATATCTGGTGCACTTAATGGCCGGTTATAAAATTGCCATTTTAAGCAGAGGTTACGGAAGAGAGACGAAAGGATTTATATACGCAGATCAGACTGCTACTGCAAAGTCGATAGGGGATGAGCCCTTGCAATTTTATCATAAATTTCCACAAGTGACCGTAGCCGTATGCGAAGACCGGGTAAAAGGAATCACACAATTGAAAGACGCACATGATGTGATTATACTGGATGATGCCTTTCAGCACAGAAGACTGAACCCCGGATTCAGTATCCTGCTCTTTGAATTTCAAAAATTACTGACCACACAATTTTTATTACCAGCGGGTAATATGCGGGAACCTTTCTGGGGTTATAAACGTGCAGATATTTTATTGGTGACTAAATCACCTCTGGATATTACTGTTCAGCAGAAGAAGCAATGTGCTGCTCACTTTGATAAAACATCTGCTGCTCAGCTTTTTTTCTCTGCTATAAATTATAAAAGCCTGACAGGTCTTTTCACCGGTACATTACTAAATGTAGAATCGCTGAAAGATAAAAAGATCTTCTTATTGACTGGTATCGCCAATCCAAAGCCATTATTTGATTACCTTTCAGGTTTTTCTGCTGTGATTGAACATCATGATTACCCGGATCATCACGCATTCAGTTTAGGGAATTTGCGTAAATTGGCAGAGGCATTTCATCAGGATTCTGCGAAAGAAAAAATTATTATCACAACAGAAAAGGATGCGCAACGTTTATTTGATGTTACAATCAAAGAATTACTATTAAATTTGCCTGTATTTTATTTGCCTATTCATATAGATATTGAGGCAGCCTGCAAAAAAACATTTGACCAAAAGATCCTAAAATATGTTTCAGACACTACACGAAACCGTTGA
- the pruA gene encoding L-glutamate gamma-semialdehyde dehydrogenase, whose product MLKGFFNVPTPENEPILGYAPGSKERELLKAALAEARSKKGDIPMYIGGKAVHTDKKGTVTPPHDHQHVLAQYSIGDKTHVQQAIDAALAAKPQWENLPWEQRAAIFLKIAELISGPYRYKLNAATMLGQSKNAYQAEIDAACELIDFLRFNVSYMADIYKQQPPVSPKGVWNRVEQRPLEGFVFALTPFNFTAIAANLPTSAALMGNVVVWKPADTQVYAANLLMEIFREAGLPDGVINLVYVDGPEAGEVIFNSPDFAGIHFTGSTAVFQNIWKTIGTNIHKYKTYPRIVGETGGKDFILVHASADAEVSSTAILRGAFEYQGQKCSAASRTYIAKSLWPKIKELMLRDLATFKMGGTEDFSNFVNAVIDDRSFTKLAKYIDQAKADKGVEIIAGGNYDKSKGYFIEPTVLVVDDPKYTTMSEELFGPVLTVYVYDDADFDQVLALIDTTSGYALTGAVIAQDRYAIDKASYALRNAAGNFYINDKCTGAVVGQQPFGGARGSGTNDKAGSMINLLRWVSPRTIKETFDPPKDYRYPFMG is encoded by the coding sequence ATGCTCAAAGGATTTTTTAACGTACCAACACCTGAGAACGAACCTATTTTAGGTTACGCACCAGGAAGTAAAGAACGTGAATTATTGAAAGCTGCTTTAGCTGAAGCACGTTCAAAAAAAGGTGACATCCCAATGTATATCGGGGGCAAAGCAGTCCACACTGATAAAAAAGGAACAGTTACTCCACCGCACGATCACCAACACGTTTTAGCACAATATAGCATAGGCGACAAAACTCATGTACAACAGGCAATTGATGCGGCATTAGCTGCAAAGCCTCAATGGGAAAACCTGCCATGGGAACAACGTGCAGCTATATTTTTAAAGATCGCTGAGTTAATCTCGGGTCCGTATCGTTATAAATTAAATGCAGCAACAATGCTTGGTCAATCAAAAAATGCTTACCAGGCAGAAATTGATGCAGCTTGTGAGCTGATAGATTTCTTACGTTTCAACGTAAGTTATATGGCTGACATTTATAAACAACAACCTCCGGTTTCTCCAAAAGGTGTTTGGAACAGAGTTGAACAACGTCCTTTAGAAGGGTTTGTTTTCGCTTTAACTCCTTTCAACTTTACTGCTATCGCGGCAAACCTGCCAACATCAGCAGCATTAATGGGTAATGTTGTCGTTTGGAAACCTGCCGATACTCAGGTTTATGCAGCGAATTTATTGATGGAGATTTTCAGAGAAGCAGGTTTACCTGATGGCGTAATCAACTTGGTTTATGTAGATGGCCCTGAAGCTGGAGAAGTAATCTTTAACAGCCCTGATTTTGCTGGTATTCACTTTACAGGTTCTACTGCTGTATTCCAGAACATCTGGAAAACTATTGGTACAAACATTCATAAATACAAAACATACCCTCGTATTGTAGGTGAAACTGGTGGTAAAGATTTTATCCTGGTTCATGCTTCTGCTGATGCTGAGGTTTCAAGTACGGCTATTTTACGTGGTGCTTTTGAATACCAGGGACAAAAATGTTCTGCTGCTTCGAGAACTTACATCGCGAAAAGTTTATGGCCAAAAATTAAAGAATTGATGTTGCGTGATCTTGCTACCTTCAAAATGGGTGGAACTGAAGATTTCAGCAATTTCGTAAATGCAGTGATTGACGATCGTTCTTTCACTAAACTGGCGAAATATATTGATCAGGCAAAAGCTGACAAAGGCGTAGAAATCATTGCTGGTGGAAATTACGATAAATCTAAAGGTTACTTTATTGAGCCGACAGTTTTAGTTGTTGATGATCCTAAATACACGACCATGAGCGAAGAATTGTTCGGTCCTGTATTGACTGTATATGTATATGATGATGCAGATTTTGACCAGGTATTAGCGTTAATCGATACAACTTCGGGGTATGCTTTAACTGGTGCTGTGATTGCTCAGGACCGTTATGCTATCGATAAAGCATCTTATGCTTTACGTAACGCGGCTGGTAATTTCTATATCAATGATAAATGTACTGGTGCTGTAGTTGGTCAGCAACCATTTGGCGGTGCCAGAGGTTCAGGTACAAATGATAAAGCGGGTTCAATGATTAACTTATTGCGCTGGGTTTCTCCACGTACAATCAAAGAAACATTCGATCCACCAAAGGATTACCGTTACCCATTTATGGGCTAA